The region GATCGAAGCCGACTCCTTGCCCCGAACCCAGTGCGGCACCATCGCCGGCTGAATCGTCACATTCTGCAACCCCGCCTTCTTCATCAACTCCGCGCCCCACTGTACGGCAGCGTTCAACTGTGGCGTGCCGCTGTTCCTGTTCCCAATCCGGTCGCACAGGTACGTCAGCGCCGCATAACCGTCTGTATCCGTCGCCGCTGCGGCCAGAATCCGAGTCGCATCCGCCTGGTACTGCGCCGTTACCGGACCCGAAACACCCGGCAGCCCCACCCCACCGCGCTGCGCCAACGCAGGAGTCAATCCAACCAAACCAGCAAGAAGAAGAGCAGAGCAAACTCGTGTCATGCAGAACCTTTCTGTTAGGCAGTCATGGGCGACAGGACCGGCAGACAGGCAGCGTCCTAACCGGCATAAATAAAGATGAGTGGCTTTGAACTCAATCTTACCCGCGAACGCTGTCTCCACCCACGCCGCGTTACCATAAACCTACTGTGGCCCTTACCCCCAAAACGCTCCCGATCCCGTCAACAAAAACGATCCACCTCAGCGCCACCTCCACCGAATACGACATTCACATCGGCCAAGGTCTGCTCTCCACCCTCCACCCCCGCCTCCAGAAGCTCGCAGGGGGAAAGTCTTACCGGCCCTTCCTCATCACCAGCCCCAACATCTGGAAACTCTGGTCCAAGCAGGTCCGCGCCTCATTCCCTGAGGCCGAGTCCCCCACCGTCCTCTTCCTCCCACCTGGGGAGAAGCACAAGCGCCTCCCCGCCGTAGAGTCCCTTGCAGAGCAGCTCGCCCAGCACGGAGCGGACCGCGATTCGATCCTGATCGCCTTCGGCGGCGGCGTCCTCGGCGACATCACCGGCTTCCTCGCCGCCATCTATATGCGCGGCATCCCGTACGTCCAGATTCCCACCACGCTGCTCGCGCAGGTCGACTCCTCCGTCGGCGGCAAGACCGGCGTCAACCTCGCCGCAGGCAAGAACCTCATTGGCTCCTTCCACCACCCGCGCGCCGTCTTCGCGGATATCGCCCTCCTCAAAACCCTCCCGCCGCTCGAGCTCCGCTCCGGCCTCCAGGAGTCCATCAAGGCCGGCATCATCGCCGACCCCAAGCTCTTCGCCTACCTCGAACAGAACAACGAGCTCATCGCCAACGGTGACCCGGAAGCCCTCACCAAGGTCGTCACCGCCTCCATCAAGGTCAAAGCCAACGTCGTCGCGAAGGACGAGCGCGAGTCCGGCCTGCGCATGACCCTCAACTTCGGCCACACCCTCGGCCACGCCATTGAGGCCGCCACCGGCTATAAGAAACTGCTCCACGGCGAAGCCGTAGCCTGGGGCTCCATCGCCGCCCTCCACGTAGCCCTCGCCCGCAAGGTCATCGATCCAGACACCTTCGCCCGCATGGCCAACCTCATCCTCTCCTACGGCCCGCTCCCCCGCTTCAAGGCCACCGCCAGCGACCTCGTAGCCCTCACCTCATCCGACAAGAAGACCCGCAGCGGCCGCCGAGCCTTCGTCCTCCCCACCGGCATCGGCTCCACGGAGATCGTCTACGACGTCACCGACGAAGAGCTCACCGCCGCCGCCGAATCCATGCTCCAGACCATGCGCGCCACCGGGGTCAAACCGTCATGATCCCCACACAAGACCCCATTATTTCCACAGCCGCACCGGGCGCGATTCAGCCTGCGCAAGGAGCCATCCAGCCCTCAGCAGACGTCCAGCAGATGTTCAACGCCATCGCCAACCGCTATGACGTTATGAACCACGTCCTCTCCGCCGGCATCGATCGCCTCTGGTGGTGGCGAGCCGCACGAGCCGTCCGCACCGTCCTCGCCGACCCCTCAGCCCAGATCGTCGACCTTTGCTGCGGCACCGGCGACATGACCCTGGCCCTCCTCAAGCGGCGGCCTTCCACATCATCCACAGCCCCCCTGCTGGCAGTGGATTTCTCCCACGAGATGCTCACCCGGGGTCAGGCCAAGTTCAATGGA is a window of Granulicella tundricola MP5ACTX9 DNA encoding:
- the aroB gene encoding 3-dehydroquinate synthase, yielding MALTPKTLPIPSTKTIHLSATSTEYDIHIGQGLLSTLHPRLQKLAGGKSYRPFLITSPNIWKLWSKQVRASFPEAESPTVLFLPPGEKHKRLPAVESLAEQLAQHGADRDSILIAFGGGVLGDITGFLAAIYMRGIPYVQIPTTLLAQVDSSVGGKTGVNLAAGKNLIGSFHHPRAVFADIALLKTLPPLELRSGLQESIKAGIIADPKLFAYLEQNNELIANGDPEALTKVVTASIKVKANVVAKDERESGLRMTLNFGHTLGHAIEAATGYKKLLHGEAVAWGSIAALHVALARKVIDPDTFARMANLILSYGPLPRFKATASDLVALTSSDKKTRSGRRAFVLPTGIGSTEIVYDVTDEELTAAAESMLQTMRATGVKPS